The DNA segment GAGGGCGGCGCGTGGCAGTACCGAGTGCAGCTGGAGTCTACCCCGGCGCCCGTCGACGACACTATCGTGCTGTGCGGCGAGTACAAGGAGAGCACCTCGGTTTCTTTTGACCTGTACAACGTGTTTCCCTACCGCTCCACCTTCTTTGCGTACTTCACGGCGGACAGCTCCAAGGACTTTACCGTGTCACCCGCACATGGGGTGCTGCTTCCGTTTGTGCCTGGACAGCGAGgggccgccacggccaccAACGTGCAGATCTCTGTGTACCCCTCCTCCCGAATCCCTCAAATCGAGGGCACGCTCGTGGTGGACACGGACGATATGCAGTGGACCTTCCGTGTGCTCGGCAAGTTCGGCTACCAAACCCGGCCACCCAACTAAGGCTTTGGCTATGTACTGTCTGTGACTGGAGGAGAGGTCTTGTGGCGCGCCTTTGCCTCTGTGCTTTGTCTGCCacctttgtgcgtgtgctcacACGCATGATGTATAGTTTGCATCTCACGGTTGCTCCTTCTGTATGTTTAGGGCACCTCCCCGCCACCCCTCACACCCCTGGAATTGCGTGCATGCCGATGTCtttgctctcttcctctcttcctctctgcctTTCTGCACGTGTACAGAAGACCCCCTAGATCAACTTATTACCTTCGCACTccgctccccttccctcgtTTTTGGTGTCTGGCGGGCTCCCGCATTGTGCGTGGGTATCGGTGGCTGCGCTGCAAGAAAAGCGCCGCGTTGCCAAGCAGCTCTTTTTACAGCGCCTGCACTCCATCCTGATGGATACGGGCGCGTGGGTGTGAACGCTCTCTGAATCGTCGTGCACGGACGATAGGGGTGAGGGATAGGACCAGCCTTTGGGGAGCATTTTTCCACCTTGCTCTTTTCCTCTGCTGTCTGCTACATAACATGCAGGTGCGTGTCGCATACCCAGCCCGgcgcccgtgtgtgtgtgtggctgtccGGTACACCAGCTGGCTTCACTGCTGCCCCCTTCGCCCTACTCGTCTTCGCTTTCTCGCCTCATCCTTTTCTCTTCCTATCGAATTGGTTGGCCCCActcccccaccgccaccccatCCTATCAACGGCGCGCCTTTTACTCCCTTTactcccttccctttctcacacacccacacgcgcctcAGTAGTTGAAGGTGCCTGTCCTTTTGAATGCTTTCGACAAGGCTGCCAGAGGGAGGGATGATTGCAAGGCAATATGGTGATGAGTGAGTCGACGCACTCCCTGCACCACCCCAATTACATGCGTCACACACAGTCTATCTTCCCTTTACCCCGTCACGTCCTGCTAAGATCTCGAGGAATCGAGTCGATGTAAACCTTTGCTTATACCCCACCCCACTGCTTATCCATCGCTGCAGGGATCCCTTGGGTGACGGAAAAGGTAAGGGGGGGTTGATACTTAAGTCTGCCTATCCGCGCGTAGTGTTACCCGATGAGGACTTGAAAACAACAGAATTCTCATCGATGGCTTTGCCAGCGCCAGAGGTTTCGAGAGCGCGAGTGGAGGGATACTAGACCGGTATATTCACCCACAGAAATATGAAACTCTCCAGCCAGCGTGGGTTTGGGAACATGTCTTGGAGTGCATCATACTCATCGTTTGTGACATCATTCCTTGTCTCTCCTTGTCTTTCCGCCTTGTGGGTGTGCGCCTTCTGTGCTGCCGATACTCTCTCCTCGTGCTTCCTGCTTGCTCTTCATTCCCGTGGCATGGCTTCCACATGGCACACGCCCGtacagagacacgcacacgacgcGAGCTCTTCTTTTCGCCAGCTGCTCTTTTGCACTTCCGTTGGTGTCTCGAGATTATCGCCTCGGCTTGCTCATCCATCCCTTGTCatcccttctccctcttccgcccACCGCGCTCGATCTTGCGCCCCTCTGCTCTGCGTCAAACTCAAGGCCCTTTTTGATTTCGCTGGTACATCGGGTATTCGCGCCGCCTTGTGTCTGTGCGTCGAGGGGGTCTGCATTGGCGACGACGACTGCAGCTGACGAAAGAGTCCAGCAccgggcgcagcggcgcagggaAACGCAAACGAGAGTGATGACGTCCAAGCACAACCCTCAGCCGTACACAATGACAGCGAGCACGCCGGCATGGAACCCGGAGACGCGGCTTCCGTCCCTTAGCAAGTCCACAATGATCCGTGACGTTTGGGCCGACAATCTCGAGGAGGAGTTCGCCACGATCCGGTCGCTCATCAAGGACTACTCGTTCGTATCGCTAGACACGGAATTCCCTGGTGTGGTGGCCAAGCCGGTGGGCAGCTTCAAGACGACGCATGAGTTCTACTACCAAACGCTGCGGTGCAACGTGAACCTCCTCAAGATCATTCAGCTCGGCATCACCCTTCTGAACGACAAGGGCGAGGTCCCGGAGCACTGCTCCACCTGGCAGTTCAACTTCCGCTTCAGCATCAAGGAGGACGTTTACGCGCAAGACAGCATCGAGCTTCTCCGGCATGGTGGCATCAACTTCGACTACTTCAACGACTTCGGGATCGAGGTGACGCACTTTGCGGAACTGCTCATCTCCAGCGGGTTGGTGCTCAACTCCAACGTGCGCTGGCTTGCTTTCCACGCTGGCTACGACTTCGGGTACCTTATCAAGGTTGTGTGCAACAAAGATCTTccggagaaggaggaggagttcCTGCAAACCCTTCATGCTCTCTTCCCGAGCATGTTTGACCTCAAGTATCTTTTGCGGTTCACGGAGGTGTCCCACTCCTTTGGACTGGACTACTTAGCGGAGAGCCTGAAGCTTCGCCGCTTCGGCACGGCGCATCAGGCCGGCAGCGACTCACTCCTCACGGGCCACTGCTACTTCAAATTGCTGCGTGATAGCTTTGGCAACACCGCACCGGTGGCAAACAACGGCGTTCTCTACGGTCTTAGCGAGGATGCAGCTTCGTCCGTCACTCCTAGCAGCGCGCAGGCGGTGACGCAGGTGAATAGCAATTCGCACAACTTCTCAAGCCCCATTGCGTACGGCAATGGCGGCGCAAGCGGCGGTACCTTCCCTGCGGCCCCCATCAACTCTAATATACGCAGGCCGTGAGCAGTTGCGTGGGGGCTTCGCagcgtttttcttttcgtttctcTAATCATGTAAAGGCTCCATCGTGTGCATCGGGCATTCTTATACCTTTGCACTTGTGCACGCGTAGGCGCATGTGTGGTGCgagagggggatggggggtAGCTGAGTGGGGGCTGCGCTCGTAGCGTACAAGCCTGCACagtgtgtatgtgtcggAGCGGCTTGCCTTCCACCTTTCTTTGTCCACACGCCGCTTTCCCTCCCCTTACGCTTacgctctcctctccccagGTGAAAGCAAGAGcgacaaggagagaggagaacaTGTGCACTGCAAAGGCGCGGAGAACACCACCAACGCCCCTGCCGCGCGGGCGGCTTCACTGCCGTTCTGCAACATGCATCGGTGCGtgctgtgtgtatgtgtgccgCTCTGTGCGCGCACTCTCTTATTTCTCCGTTCTGCTGCTTTGCTCCTCCTTCCTTTGGCCGAACGTGCAgagctcggcggcggtgctttTGGTTTCACCTGTggccctcctctctctgctccGGGtttgggagggggtggtgagagaggaaggggaagagtgcgcgtgcgcgtgcgaggCGACGCGCTCGTgttcgttttctttttttctgtacTTTCTCGGGGGGGGGATGGCCGTTGTATGAAGTGCGCTCGCTTCgccgctttttcttttgttttcccgtctcgctgtttctctctgtgtgtgtgtgtcgcgaggcagtggggagggggcggtggtgcgcgacTCGCTTTTGGTGCGCTCTGTTTGTAGTCTTTCCTGTTTGACTCTCTTGCATGAAGGCCACCTTCTTTTTGTTGtcttctcttcttcgccCCATGCGTCCGTCTCTGCCTGAGgagtgtgcctgtgtgtgtgtgtgtgggtgggtgggtgtttTCTCCTTGTCACGGTGTGTTCGTTCATGTGCGTGGGATTTTTTCCCCCTTATCAGTGCTCTAAAACAGAGAAGAAATGTGTGAAGTACAGCTAGGCTCATGGATGGCCATCACCTCACGTGAAGTGCGGTGGAGAgaccgctgccgtggcgaaGCGCGCCATCCGGAGTCCGTCGGCGTGCGTCCCCGCCTCCACCCTCCGAGGTGGTCGCGGAGGACTCGGAGAAGGGTTGCGCGATGCTGATCAGCGTCTGGCGTGTCCCTCTTTTCTGTTCTCCTGACATTGCTGCTCTTTTTCCGTGCCCACATGCTCCTCCCTGCTCAtgctcctctcttcctcctcccaccaATTGCCCGCTTCCCCCCCTCACTACATACAAATGCGTCTGTGCATGACATACTCCGCACGTCAGAGCAGTTCTCTCGCCCGTTTAGCGATCGCTGTCCGCACCTCATCACATCGACAAGCACAAGGCGTGCAGATAATAAAGAGAAAGACGACTGAAGGTCATGGTCATGCCCTCTGAGCGTGAACCCGTtctggaggtggcggagacgAGCGACTTCTGGTCCAACCCGGTTGATCACTTTCGCCCCAACCTGAAGTTCCTCTCCGTGTACGTGGATCACAAGTACGTGCTGGATAAGTGGCTGCACATGAAGGAGAAGTGGCTGAGTCCGTGGTACCTGCCGTGGTGGACGCCCATGTACCAGGTCATGACCTGGTATTCCCAGCGCAACCGTAACCTTATGCTGGTGGAGAACAACCTCAACTACCGTCCGTACCGCTACCGCCGCAATGATGAGGACCGCAAAAACCCGTACTAGTGCACTCGCTGTGCGTGACTCTGAAcgcagggaggagaggagggggaggagtagCAGAGATAGACGGTGCAGCTGTCACACTTAAGGCGCACCTGAAGACTCGTTTTCTCTGTTTGACACGCTCTcttctcccaccccctccgtCAGACCTTTGTAGGAAGAAGAGTGGGGCTGTACGTATGCATCCTCTCCCGATATTCGTTCGTATGTAACGAGTTACAAGCCACAGGCAAACGAGGGGATGCGTGctggatgtgtgtgtgcgcgagcATGCGTGAATGAATGGGCTGTTGTGCGTGCTCGCGTGTGGTGCACATGTCGCTGCCCAGGCGCATGGCAATACGCTGTATCTGTTTTACTTTCGTCTCTAACTCCTCTCGCAGTTTGTCGTCCGATGCgccgtcttcctctctccgtgcgtgtgtaagCCAACGTAGGAAAACAGCAGTAGTACATCCACAAATGAAAGGGCGAGTCCGGTGCGGACTGCAACCCGTTGATGCTGCGGCCCCCTCAGGGGCTGACAATCACGAAGATGGGAAGAGACGGGGTGCGGTGGCAGCACCCGCTGTTGTGGAATGAGCTTCgtgacccccctccctcacagacttctccctcctcgcgtTTTTGCCCTGGACGGCGTGTAGACCGTTGCCGCGCGGTCTTACTCGCACGTACGTTCTGGCGAAAGAAATCGGGACTTCTGCCATGGTGGGAGGACGGCTTGAAGCCGATCTCTTAGTCTTGTTCTGTCTGCttgctacacacacacacacacttagGCACATGAAGGAATTGGAGAgtcagagggagggggtgggtagGCACCATGCTGGTACGCCCTGCCCCGTCTATCCTCCACctcatgcgtgtgtgtgtgtgcgtgccgtgAGCGACGCGAGGGGACGAGTTCGATTACTACGTCGCATGCCATCActctcttcctccgtctctccttcATCCCTGCGCTCATCGTCGCGCAGGACTCCCGAACTTTTTTTTATTTGttcgcgcgtgtgtgtgcggtgtgctATTCAGTGATGCTGTACCCTGTAATTACTCCACACGGCAGCCATGATACACGACACCCTGAAAGTTTGCGTCTTCGTAGGCTTCTTGGGCTCTGGGAAGACCACTatcctccagcgccttctccccactctcccacgtgaggagaaggtgcgcaTCATTGTGAACGACATCAGTCGTGATAACATCGACGTTCACGCTTTTCAGCCATCCGGCGCAACGAACTCCACATCTGCTCGTGGCAATGATGTAGTGGCACTCTCtggtgggtgcgtgtgctgcaaTCTGCTCTCCGACCTCGTTGCGGAGTTACAGTCGGCGCACGCGAAGGGATGCAGGTATTCACTTGTAGAGTGCACCGGCGTTGCGGATTCCGTCCCCATCGTAACCACCTTGCATGCGCTCCCCGAgcttcgtgtgtgcgtagaGGTTGacgcggtggtgatggtcaTCGCCGCGTCCTCCTTGCTCTCGGTTACGACAGGTGATCGAGTCGCACTCGACTCGCTGGACGTCTTGCACGGCGATCCCATCAAAGGCGCCAACGTGGTCCTCATCAACAACTGGGAGTGCACGAACCGAATCGACGCGAAGATGATGCGGCTCTGGGTGCGACGCATCAAGGAGTTCGCCAGCGAGTCGAACCCGCACGTACGTGTGTACTGTACGAATGAAGGGTATTTTGCCTTCGACTCGCTCGTCTACCGCCAGGGTCTTTTCGCCGCTGACAATGTCGCCTCCTTCTTCCTGGGCGCGTACGCCGCCGCGGGAAAGGTGATCGGCGCTTTTGATGgcgacaccgctgctgagGAGGCGGGCGAGATGAAGAAGCTGGGGTTGCAGCTTTTCACACTCGAGCTGAGAGGGAAGGTCTTCtcgacgcagctgctgcgccgggcTCTCTTCAGCCCCGAAGCACAGCAACTGCTCAAACATGTGTGGCGTAGCAAGGGCTACTTTAGCGCTGtggacgacgagggcggcggtggttcGTACTCTTCCAAAGAGGTTCAGTTCCGTTGGCAGACGGTGGAGCGCAAGGTGGACTACGGGGAGGTACTGCCACCGTACGTGCCGCTGGTCGGTCGAGAGTCAGGTGAGCCTCTTTGCTGCCGAGTCGTCTTTATTGGTGATTTCGACGCTAGCGCTAAAGCCCAGCAGGCGGCCGCATTTTTTTCCGCGGTGGCGTCACGCAGCGTCTGACCCCTATCCATCTCCATTCTCCTTTGCCTTGTTGCCGCCTGGGTACgccccgctgctgtgcgcacCCACTTGCTCTCCGCTGTGCCCTCTTTTCACCATCTCCCATGCCCACCCGCCAACCACATACGACTAACGCTGTGGCACTTATAATTCGTTGTGGCCCCTCTCCCGCGCATGTGTATTAGCAGTCATGCACACCATTATGTTGTTGTATCGTCTCGCTACCTTGGGCGTCGACACGCCACAAATTCTACCCTTACATCTTGTCCGCTGCATCTGGCCGGGCTATCGGCTGCTTTggtgtgcgctgcgcttcttctctcGTGGTGCCTCACATGTGCGCACTGCCTTTTCCACCTTTCCTCACTCTCTCCCGGCCGCTCCCTTCCGTGTCGCAGAgagccacccctcccccatgcCCGCATGGGCACACAGAATCGCACCTCTGAGCATAGAAGAGGTGGCGTATGTACGCACGTCTGGGTAAGGTGGAAGCCTACCTTCGGAGGTAGGGGAACAGATTCTGcttcgcctctccctccaccttctctctcctaCGCTACATTGATCCCTCTGCCTttgactctctctctgctgccactgcgcaCGACTTCTTCGAATGCAGCGCAGACAGTTGCGTGACGTGGCTTCACAAGGTCCACTTCAAGCCTTTCTGCTTCGCCATTATCGTCTCGAGTCTCCTGTCTTGTACTCCCTCatccgctctctctcacatGATGTACGGTTCCTCTTGCCACGAGGACAGCTTCCTCGATGCCATCCTCGATGAGCTCACGGTGAATCCATACAGTGATCTCCACACGGTGCTCGCACGTGTGGAGCGAGCCCAGACGGCAGAATCACATGTGGCGCGAATGAAGCAGCGAacggcagagcagcaggaggagcgcgcgGCCCGCCTGCGGAGCGAGTGGGCGTCCGCGACGAGGCATCAGAGCCCCGTTTCAAGAGCTGGCTCGCAGCACTCCCTATCACTGGAGGCTCTCACTGCGAGCTCTTCAGCGTACTTAGACAGCCTCGCTCGCGCCGCAGATCGCGAGCTCAGCGCGTCGCTGCGAGGTGCGTCCAACACGTCGGGACCGCCTCCCTTATGCGCGCCGACAAAGCTTGCTGCCGAGGCACTGTCGCCTCTCACCTcggccctctccctctcccacgtTTGCGATGAGCACGAGTCGAgtgtgctgcgcagcgcgtaCGTCCACCTGCTTCCGTACATACTCGCTGTGGCGGCTCCTCCCGCTACACGCTCTACTTCATTTGCCCTTGCTACCTCTTCCACCACCGTAGCAGtcgcagcaggcggtggGTCTGAGTCAGTGCTGCCATGGTATGCGGTGCAcaccggcgacagcgccgtccGTGAACTGCTCTCCCCGTACATGAGCTCTGTCGTGGGACCGCTGGAGAAAGAGCTGCGCTTCCACTTTACCGCTGGGTGTGACACGGCAGCCATGCACGAACCGCAGCacttcttctcttttctgaTCGAGTGCttccagcggcagcagcgcatcgtcTCGGAGCAGTGGGCGGCGTCAAGGTTGCAAGACAGCGAGAGCGACGCTGCCCTTCGTCTTCTAGAGTCGGTGAGTCAGGTAGTACTCAGTGCCACGGCCGTGGTTGTGTTCCAGGAATGCTACGGCTGGCGGCCTTGTTCGGCGCTGTCGCGCCACAAGGACTACGTTGTGGTCACCGTGAACGCCGTGCTGGACTTTGTAGCGTCTGCAGAGGGGCGGTTGTGCAGAGACTCGGTGCAGTTGCTCGTGGAACACCTGTTGGCGGAGGAAGTGCTCCAGCTGTACGCCCAATGTGCAGCGGACATGGCCGTGGCGGCACTGCGCAatggcgcggcgcggctgtggaggCGGTCGTTCCTGATGGAGGGGGCGGGTCGCGCATCGTTCCCGCTTTACACGTGCAGTTTGCACCTCGTGCGCTCGCTCGAGGCGTTCCAGCGGCGTCTTCTCAACTCGCTACTTCTTCTGCGCGGCTCGTGGGCGGAACTGGTGTGGCGCAGAAGTGTGGAGCCGGCGCTTTTGGCCTTCCTTGGGATTGTGGAGAAACAGGCTCTGCCGGCTGTGGAGGACGCGGCCGCAGCCTCCTGGGGGTCTGTCCTGTCCCTCCAGTGGTGTGTGGCGAGTGTGCAGGTtgtggcagccgcggcagaagACTGGCTTGGGATGCTGCGAGAAAGCTGCGTCGCCACggccagctccgcctcctcaccctcctccctcagTAAGTCAGAGACACTGGATGCGCTGATGCGGTTTCGCGATCAACTTGCTCGGCGCTCGGCcgagcacgcacagcacCTAACACGGCAGCTCTGCACGCCCCAGCCCGGGGATGCAGCGCGGGCTGCACGGGTGCTGCACGGTGCCGAAGAGTTCCTCAAGCTCACGGGGGAACTGCCCGATAGCGCCTCAGCTCCCTACATTGTGCACGATTTGGTGCACGGTGTCCTGCAGAAGAACCTCTCGCCGGAGCACAGGGCTGAGTTGCTGTCGTACACAAAGAGGTGTGGTCTGCAGCGCTTTGCACAGCTGCTTGTCGCGTGAGTCTTCTGTCGCACGTGAAGACGGATGGAAGCGTTGCGCGGGACGCGATGTGAGCCCCTTCGTCGTCGTTATCGTTCTCTTCACTTTGTCTTTTCGTgtgcagacgcacgcacctTGGTGCTCCGGACTTTTCTGTGCATCGCAGCtgtgccgtcgtcgccccTCTTCCCGTACAAAACACGCAGAATCGacgcaacagcaacaagcGACTTAGCGGATTGCgtgtggcgtgcgtgtcaGCGCTGCTGTCAGTGGAGGGCTGCGACTCGATGACGCATCGACCATGTCTACCCCTGTCCGACACTCAAATCAAGCTTGGGTGCGAATACGGATGGCATCTGAGGCGATGGGGGACACCGTTTGATGTGGCGGTGCCTTGCTCGCATTCGAGGTCGCTCTAAGATGGAAAGAACAGATAGGACAGCTGCGGTGGCGTGGAGACTTTCGCTTTCCCACCCCGCCCTTCTACCTCCCATTGTTGTCTCTACTGTTCATTAGGGCTCACGAATCGCCGTGTTTGCGAGTGCGTGTCTTGAGGTTCTGGGTTAGCGGGTTCGGAGTCGTGTTGCCATTCTTGCTTGTCTCCTCGGTCATCGCTCGACCACtgtcgcctctctctcgtcttctTTCGTGGTAATGCCCTGCACCTTCGCTGCATCCGCGAGCGAGGCAAGAAGAATGGAGGGAACcgttcagcgccgccgcgcgcctgAGCTctcactctccctctctctatcgccatcaccgtcgcacccatctccgcctctctgcccctattgcagcagctgctgctgcgacgctgaGCCTCGCCAGGAGAACGTTCGaagtacacgcgcacacgcgggcCACGCTCGCGGGTAGCTGAAGCGATAGAtgggtgtgcacgtgtgtgtcgAGACGGCTTGTGTGCAGCGCTCTTTCCACCGTCTCGTACTCTTCAGCAAGACGAAGGCGATCGGGAGAGCTATCGAGCGCCATGTACCGCCGCATGAGTGCCCGGCTCCACTTCTCGAGCTTGTTCCGGTACCTGCCCCCGGTGCTAGCCTTACTGCATTTTCTTATCTTTTTATGTGCTCGTGGCGACACTGTGGAACGTGTTCAAGCCACGCAAACACACCGGCTCCGAGAGCTGCGCGTCTATATGTTCGGATGGAAAAAAACGGGCGAGGCGCGCGCTGTGACGTCGGTCTTCAAGTTCGTCATCAAGGCCGCCatgtgcggcgccgctgccttcgtCATCATCTCCATCTTTGTGGCCGTCGTTGCGCTCATTCTGCTGGTCCTGGACGCCTTTGACGTCTTCAAGAAGCCTTTGGTGGTACTCATTGTCGACGGCATGATGTGTCTCACCATTCTCTTTTCCTGGCGCTGTGTAGCGGGTGCGTACAATCAGGGCACGTGCGTTACACTGCCTCACGGAAGTgtcggccaccgccacgactACGCTGCGCCGTTTGGACTCACTGTGACGGTGTGGGTGTTTGAGCTGGCTGCGATTGTCTGCTTCTTACG comes from the Leishmania mexicana MHOM/GT/2001/U1103 complete genome, chromosome 22 genome and includes:
- a CDS encoding putative CCR4 associated factor; this translates as MTSKHNPQPYTMTASTPAWNPETRLPSLSKSTMIRDVWADNLEEEFATIRSLIKDYSFVSLDTEFPGVVAKPVGSFKTTHEFYYQTLRCNVNLLKIIQLGITLLNDKGEVPEHCSTWQFNFRFSIKEDVYAQDSIELLRHGGINFDYFNDFGIEVTHFAELLISSGLVLNSNVRWLAFHAGYDFGYLIKVVCNKDLPEKEEEFLQTLHALFPSMFDLKYLLRFTEVSHSFGLDYLAESLKLRRFGTAHQAGSDSLLTGHCYFKLLRDSFGNTAPVANNGVLYGLSEDAASSVTPSSAQAVTQVNSNSHNFSSPIAYGNGGASGGTFPAAPINSNIRRP